The Methanothrix soehngenii GP6 genome has a window encoding:
- a CDS encoding ATP-binding protein, producing the protein MGKVIAITGKGGTGKTAVTAMLIRHLNNSEKKFRILAIDADPDANLADALGAKVEKTVGDMREFMQDSRFTSSPDTDKQALFEAKIFEILLEEDGYDLLVMGKPEGSGCYCYVNNLLRAIMDKTAKDYDLIVIDSPAGLEHFSRKIFPDLDDLIVVTDESRRGLTTGERIRDIAREMGLKYKDLYVVVNKITTGRRDKVIENATSLGLTVIGTIPYDESLAKFDLVGDPLTGLPDDSPAVKEMANVVGKLGL; encoded by the coding sequence TTGGGGAAAGTAATAGCGATAACAGGTAAAGGCGGCACCGGCAAGACCGCAGTGACCGCAATGCTCATCAGACACCTGAATAACTCTGAAAAAAAGTTTCGAATCCTTGCTATCGATGCCGATCCTGATGCCAACCTGGCAGATGCGCTGGGCGCTAAGGTGGAAAAGACCGTTGGCGACATGAGGGAGTTCATGCAGGATTCCCGGTTCACATCTTCACCGGACACTGATAAGCAGGCGCTTTTCGAGGCTAAGATCTTTGAGATCCTTTTGGAAGAAGATGGTTACGATCTTTTGGTGATGGGCAAGCCCGAGGGTTCTGGATGTTACTGTTATGTCAATAATCTTTTGCGAGCCATTATGGATAAGACCGCCAAGGATTATGATCTGATTGTAATCGACTCGCCCGCGGGCCTCGAGCATTTCAGCAGGAAAATTTTTCCAGACCTCGACGACCTTATCGTCGTAACTGATGAGTCCAGAAGAGGGCTTACCACCGGCGAGAGGATTCGGGACATTGCCCGCGAGATGGGACTGAAGTACAAGGATCTGTATGTGGTTGTGAACAAGATCACCACCGGAAGGCGGGATAAGGTCATCGAGAACGCAACCAGCCTGGGCCTTACTGTTATCGGCACTATCCCCTATGATGAAAGCCTGGCCAAATTCGATTTAGTGGGAGATCCATTGACCGGCCTGCCCGATGATTCGCCTGCAGTTAAAGAGATGGCGAATGTCGTCGGGAAACTGGGCCTGTGA
- the cdhC gene encoding CO dehydrogenase/CO-methylating acetyl-CoA synthase complex subunit beta, with protein MADIKLDISPMYEGERIRKDDLWVELGGPKADGFELSLATPMDEIEDGKVTVIGPDLGETPEGTTMPFGMIFRVGGEKIEKDLESIIERRNHALLSYISGLMHLNQRYDIWMRIGKGLKKKGVTSWKEVYAPVIDLYKAEMPFIEKMDITIVTDPAKVKEELAKAMAVYKTRDERAKGLHDEDVDVFYGCTLCQAFAPTSACVVTPDRPSLCGAITWFDGRAAAKVDPEGPQFAIEKGSAMDEVSGEYEAINQMAEQRSGGEYSRMLLYTFFDAPHTSCGCFETIGFYMPEVDGIGLADRDFKGATPNGLPFSTMAGQTGGGKQVVGFLGMGILYYFSPKFLQADGGWRRIVWMSKGLKERVKEGIDADMMDKIATEDDAKDIAALKAFLLKVNHPVVDGVTRKVDNKKITEGWKLEEVDDDIKGKVMAYIEKTGGDINMDTVKSELALTEGQFMQVVEALQEDGVLE; from the coding sequence ATGGCAGATATAAAGTTGGACATATCCCCCATGTATGAGGGCGAGAGAATCAGAAAGGACGATCTATGGGTAGAGCTTGGCGGTCCCAAGGCAGATGGATTTGAGCTGTCGCTTGCCACGCCCATGGACGAGATTGAGGATGGAAAGGTAACAGTCATCGGTCCGGATCTGGGAGAGACCCCTGAGGGCACCACCATGCCCTTCGGCATGATCTTCAGAGTCGGCGGCGAGAAGATCGAGAAAGACCTGGAGTCCATCATCGAGAGGCGCAACCATGCCCTGCTCTCCTATATAAGTGGCCTCATGCACCTCAACCAGAGATACGATATCTGGATGAGGATTGGCAAGGGTCTCAAGAAGAAGGGAGTCACCTCCTGGAAGGAGGTCTACGCCCCGGTCATCGACCTGTACAAGGCAGAGATGCCATTCATTGAGAAGATGGACATCACCATCGTCACCGATCCAGCAAAGGTCAAGGAAGAGCTGGCCAAGGCCATGGCCGTATACAAGACCCGCGATGAGCGCGCCAAGGGACTGCACGATGAGGATGTGGATGTCTTCTATGGCTGCACTCTCTGCCAGGCATTCGCTCCCACCAGCGCCTGCGTGGTCACCCCGGACAGGCCATCACTGTGCGGAGCTATCACCTGGTTCGACGGCAGGGCTGCCGCCAAGGTGGACCCAGAGGGCCCCCAGTTCGCCATTGAGAAGGGATCGGCGATGGATGAGGTCAGCGGCGAGTATGAAGCCATTAATCAGATGGCTGAGCAGAGGTCCGGCGGCGAGTACAGCAGAATGCTCCTCTACACATTCTTCGATGCACCCCACACCTCCTGTGGCTGCTTCGAGACCATTGGATTCTATATGCCTGAGGTTGACGGCATCGGCCTTGCCGATCGTGACTTCAAGGGCGCAACCCCCAACGGACTGCCTTTCTCCACCATGGCAGGACAGACCGGCGGCGGCAAGCAGGTCGTGGGCTTCCTGGGCATGGGTATTCTCTACTACTTCTCCCCCAAGTTCCTCCAGGCGGATGGCGGCTGGAGAAGGATCGTCTGGATGTCCAAGGGCCTCAAAGAGAGGGTAAAGGAAGGCATTGATGCTGACATGATGGACAAGATCGCCACCGAGGACGATGCCAAGGACATCGCAGCCCTCAAGGCATTCCTGCTCAAGGTCAACCATCCCGTGGTGGATGGCGTCACCAGAAAGGTGGACAACAAGAAGATCACCGAGGGCTGGAAGCTTGAAGAGGTCGATGATGATATCAAGGGGAAGGTCATGGCCTATATCGAGAAGACCGGCGGAGACATCAACATGGATACCGTCAAGTCCGAGCTTGCCCTGACCGAAGGCCAGTTCATGCAGGTCGTCGAGGCCTTGCAGGAAGACGGCGTGCTCGAGTGA
- the cdhB gene encoding CO dehydrogenase/acetyl-CoA synthase complex subunit epsilon, which yields MAAEVKKGIDTTKNPIPFEMAQIPGPEMAKTYLPKVIGAIIRKAKRPLLVVGAELFDDPVMFDKMIEMGKMGIPIAATAHSVKGFVDRGYLENVYQIGLHPLTNFLRFPDWKGLDGQGQYDVVIFLGIYYKFANGMLSTLKNFNRDIKRVSIDRYYHVNADMTFGNLAFNPDDYHAAVDEVIAAMKK from the coding sequence ATGGCAGCAGAAGTTAAGAAGGGCATTGACACCACCAAGAATCCCATTCCCTTTGAGATGGCTCAGATCCCTGGGCCAGAGATGGCGAAGACCTATTTGCCGAAGGTAATCGGCGCGATCATCAGAAAGGCGAAGAGGCCTCTGCTCGTGGTAGGAGCAGAGCTCTTCGACGATCCCGTGATGTTCGATAAGATGATTGAGATGGGAAAGATGGGAATTCCCATCGCCGCCACGGCGCATAGCGTCAAGGGCTTTGTGGATAGAGGCTACCTGGAGAACGTCTATCAGATCGGCCTGCATCCGTTGACCAACTTTTTGAGGTTCCCCGACTGGAAGGGCCTGGATGGACAGGGACAGTACGATGTGGTCATATTCCTGGGCATCTACTACAAGTTCGCCAATGGCATGCTATCCACATTGAAGAACTTCAACCGGGACATCAAGCGCGTCTCCATAGACCGCTACTATCATGTCAATGCCGATATGACCTTCGGCAACCTGGCCTTCAATCCGGACGACTATCACGCAGCCGTAGACGAAGTAATCGCAGCGATGAAGAAATAG
- the cdhA gene encoding CO dehydrogenase/acetyl-CoA synthase complex subunit alpha → MATREGSFSVEDMKNVQINIGAVVKEEDEWDQEMGPFPKPGVATLRDWDFKICNRYKIMYSPADDTCTLCTYGPCDLTGNKKGACGIDMAAACGKIVLVAVLMGTCAHTAHGRHLYHWCLDKFGDMPFDMGSEILVDAPLTRTILGIKPKSLKDFGEALEYCEEEIVQLLAATHTGQEGYFMDFESKSLHGGMIDSLGKEICDMLQTVAYDMPRGAADAPLVEIGMGTLDQNKGVLIAYGHNLAAGAEAMIYAENNNLWDKVDIGGVCCTAIDLTRITETGRESRIPPNLGPKAKVAGAMGWWRKMVRAGIMDTVIVDEQCVFCDVLEDCQQRHIPVIASNDKIMLGLPDRTNDSADAIVEDLVSFKMPGVAILDPVKAGEVAIRTAVAVKPKREQYKKESLFTEQQFKDTLATCTECNQCAFVCPPHIRISEMISEALKGNLEPFSSTYEVCVGCQRCEQTCPQEIPILKLYEYANREYIRNQKFKMRAGRGPVLDTEIRKVGAPLVLGQIPGVIALVGCSNYPNGTKECYDIAKEFVDRGYIVVATGCMAMDMSLYKDEDGKTIWEQYEGAFDGRNICNIGSCVANAHIHGAAIKVATIFAHRNERANYDDIADYIMSKVGACGVAWGAYSQKAASIATGVNRLGIPVVVQPSSVIYRRTFMGRTDKPEDWMVIDAKNGNMQQIEPAPEAMLYIAETKEEAMLEMAKLCFRPSDNTQGRGIKLTHYCDISMKYFGKLPDDWHLFVRDVKDLPLNYQTQMMKELEEKHGWKIDWKAKKFISGPLRPADVSFDPTNIPRKIRAKK, encoded by the coding sequence ATGGCAACAAGAGAAGGCAGCTTTTCGGTTGAGGACATGAAGAACGTCCAGATCAACATAGGAGCTGTCGTAAAAGAAGAGGATGAATGGGACCAGGAGATGGGCCCCTTCCCCAAGCCAGGTGTGGCAACGCTTCGTGACTGGGACTTCAAGATTTGTAACCGGTACAAGATCATGTATTCACCGGCAGATGATACATGCACCCTCTGTACCTATGGACCATGCGACCTGACCGGCAACAAGAAGGGGGCCTGTGGCATTGACATGGCCGCTGCCTGCGGTAAGATCGTTCTGGTTGCGGTTTTAATGGGAACCTGCGCCCATACTGCTCACGGCAGGCACCTTTACCACTGGTGTCTGGACAAGTTCGGAGATATGCCCTTCGATATGGGCAGCGAGATCCTGGTGGATGCGCCCCTCACTCGCACCATCCTGGGGATCAAGCCCAAGTCGCTCAAGGACTTCGGCGAGGCCCTGGAGTATTGCGAAGAGGAGATCGTGCAGCTCCTGGCGGCCACTCACACCGGTCAGGAAGGCTATTTTATGGACTTCGAGTCCAAGTCGCTGCACGGCGGCATGATCGACTCCCTGGGCAAGGAGATCTGCGACATGCTGCAGACGGTGGCTTACGATATGCCCCGCGGCGCAGCCGATGCACCCCTGGTGGAGATCGGCATGGGCACCCTGGATCAGAACAAGGGCGTTCTCATCGCCTACGGCCACAACCTGGCAGCAGGCGCAGAGGCCATGATCTATGCCGAGAACAATAATCTCTGGGACAAGGTTGACATAGGCGGCGTATGCTGCACCGCCATTGACCTCACCAGGATCACTGAGACCGGCAGGGAATCCAGGATCCCCCCCAACCTGGGACCCAAGGCCAAGGTGGCTGGTGCCATGGGCTGGTGGAGAAAGATGGTTCGCGCCGGAATCATGGATACAGTGATTGTGGACGAGCAGTGCGTATTCTGCGATGTGCTGGAGGACTGCCAGCAAAGGCACATCCCCGTCATCGCCAGCAACGACAAGATCATGCTCGGCCTGCCCGACAGGACCAATGACTCAGCCGATGCCATTGTGGAGGATCTGGTCAGCTTCAAGATGCCCGGTGTGGCAATCCTCGATCCAGTAAAGGCCGGAGAGGTGGCCATCAGGACCGCGGTTGCAGTCAAGCCCAAGCGCGAGCAGTACAAGAAGGAGAGCCTCTTTACCGAGCAGCAGTTCAAGGATACCCTGGCAACATGCACAGAGTGCAATCAGTGTGCCTTCGTCTGTCCGCCCCACATCAGGATCAGCGAGATGATAAGCGAGGCACTGAAGGGCAATCTGGAACCATTCTCCTCTACCTATGAGGTATGTGTGGGCTGCCAGAGATGCGAGCAGACCTGCCCCCAGGAGATTCCCATACTGAAGCTCTATGAGTATGCCAACCGCGAGTATATCAGGAACCAGAAGTTCAAGATGAGAGCGGGCAGGGGACCTGTGCTCGATACCGAGATCAGAAAAGTTGGTGCACCCCTGGTTCTTGGCCAGATTCCGGGAGTTATAGCGCTGGTAGGATGCTCGAATTATCCCAACGGCACCAAGGAGTGCTACGACATCGCCAAGGAGTTCGTTGACAGAGGCTACATCGTCGTTGCCACGGGCTGCATGGCCATGGACATGTCCCTGTATAAGGATGAAGATGGCAAGACCATCTGGGAGCAGTACGAGGGTGCCTTTGATGGCAGGAACATCTGCAACATAGGCTCATGTGTGGCCAATGCCCACATTCATGGAGCAGCAATCAAGGTGGCAACCATCTTCGCTCACAGAAATGAGCGTGCCAACTACGATGATATCGCCGATTATATCATGTCCAAGGTCGGAGCATGCGGCGTGGCCTGGGGAGCATACTCCCAAAAGGCAGCATCCATCGCTACCGGCGTTAACAGGCTCGGCATTCCAGTGGTTGTTCAGCCAAGCTCAGTCATATACCGCAGGACATTTATGGGCAGGACCGACAAGCCCGAGGACTGGATGGTCATAGATGCCAAGAACGGCAATATGCAGCAGATCGAGCCAGCACCTGAAGCCATGCTCTATATCGCCGAGACCAAGGAGGAGGCCATGCTGGAGATGGCAAAGCTCTGCTTCCGCCCGTCTGATAACACCCAGGGCAGAGGAATCAAGCTGACCCATTACTGCGATATCTCCATGAAGTACTTCGGCAAGCTGCCCGATGACTGGCATCTCTTTGTCCGCGATGTCAAGGATCTGCCCCTGAACTACCAGACGCAGATGATGAAGGAGCTGGAGGAGAAGCACGGCTGGAAGATCGACTGGAAGGCGAAGAAGTTCATCTCCGGACCGCTCAGGCCCGCAGACGTCAGCTTCGATCCCACGAACATCCCGCGCAAGATAAGGGCCAAGAAGTGA
- the cobD gene encoding threonine-phosphate decarboxylase CobD, with product MKNRLRKSFVNAAECKHGGKVQEAKRRLGAEPLDFSANINPLGSPPLKELVSRELKQVGHYPDSSYQGFCRAASRFVQVDPGCIVPGNGSSELIRIFAEAVLEEGDLAIIPTPTFGEYENQSQLAGGRTERLAIGKDGTPLLRDSDLHRAKALFLCNPNNPTGRLLSQNQVHDLADRCEEAEVFLLVDEAFIELSRPEESVAQLAPSREYLFVMRSLTKSFGVPGMRLGFGVTNPLLAGIMNRAKIPWSIGSIAAAAAEYLLGCEDHLTRSRELIAEELNYLIPSLKNLGLDPLPSQVNFILVNIESAGLGSDVLAERTMARGVLVRDCQSFGLEKSYIRVAVRGHEDNERLIDVLERALRCKD from the coding sequence ATGAAAAATCGATTGCGGAAGAGCTTTGTCAATGCTGCCGAATGCAAGCATGGGGGCAAGGTGCAGGAAGCGAAGAGAAGATTGGGGGCTGAGCCGCTGGACTTCTCCGCCAATATCAATCCCCTGGGATCGCCCCCCCTGAAGGAGTTGGTCAGCCGAGAGCTCAAGCAGGTCGGCCACTATCCTGACAGCAGCTACCAGGGATTCTGTCGCGCAGCGAGCCGCTTCGTCCAGGTCGATCCGGGATGCATCGTTCCAGGCAATGGATCATCTGAGCTGATCAGGATATTCGCGGAGGCTGTGCTGGAAGAGGGGGACCTGGCAATAATCCCCACCCCCACCTTTGGAGAGTATGAGAATCAATCACAGCTCGCCGGAGGCAGGACGGAAAGGCTGGCGATTGGTAAGGATGGCACCCCCCTCCTTCGCGACTCCGACCTGCACCGGGCCAAAGCCCTCTTCCTCTGCAATCCCAATAATCCCACCGGACGGCTGCTCTCCCAAAATCAGGTTCACGATCTGGCGGACAGATGCGAGGAGGCAGAGGTATTCTTATTGGTGGATGAGGCCTTCATAGAGCTCAGCCGCCCGGAGGAGAGCGTAGCTCAGCTTGCTCCCAGCAGGGAGTATCTCTTTGTGATGAGATCCCTGACCAAGTCCTTTGGAGTGCCGGGGATGAGATTGGGCTTCGGCGTGACCAATCCCCTTTTAGCTGGAATCATGAACCGGGCAAAGATCCCCTGGTCCATCGGCTCCATTGCCGCCGCTGCAGCAGAATATCTCCTGGGATGTGAGGATCACCTGACCAGGTCTAGAGAGCTGATAGCCGAGGAGCTGAATTATCTGATCCCCTCCCTGAAGAATCTGGGCCTGGATCCGCTGCCAAGTCAGGTCAACTTCATCCTGGTGAATATCGAATCGGCGGGCCTTGGCTCGGACGTCCTGGCAGAGCGCACCATGGCCCGTGGCGTTCTGGTGCGGGACTGCCAGTCCTTCGGCCTGGAGAAGAGCTACATCCGGGTGGCAGTGAGAGGCCACGAGGATAACGAGCGGCTAATCGATGTCCTGGAGAGGGCATTAAGATGCAAAGACTGA
- a CDS encoding cysteine-rich small domain-containing protein, which produces MQRLSCERFPCHHPEQDCSLCFCPFYPCRDVRTGGFERDGSWCCENCQIVHQKDVAEMVLDGLLQGLPISQVWKSLEERL; this is translated from the coding sequence ATGCAAAGACTGAGCTGCGAGAGGTTTCCCTGCCACCACCCCGAGCAGGACTGCTCATTATGCTTCTGCCCATTTTACCCCTGCCGGGATGTGAGAACGGGAGGCTTTGAGCGAGATGGCTCCTGGTGCTGTGAGAATTGCCAGATCGTTCACCAAAAAGATGTGGCTGAGATGGTGCTGGATGGGCTCTTGCAGGGCCTGCCCATCTCCCAGGTCTGGAAGAGCCTCGAGGAGCGGCTATGA
- a CDS encoding cobalamin biosynthesis protein, translated as MTLAIEEALTVFLLAVAFDILIGEPPVRVHPVVWIGRLISFLRARAGPTKVQGILLAITVIAVSVLAAHLLVRAAHVMPVLPLLVGAYLLKSTFAIRCLLETSSNIGRMIDQDMEEAKKMLPALVGRDTSTLTTAQASSAVIESLSENYVDSILSPIFYYILFAPIGLGLEAAIAFKAISTMDSMIGYKKPGLKELGYAGARLDDLANWIPARLSIILIALARPRGARSAIREAFKYHSATPSPNSGWPMAAAAGSLKIRLEKPGQYILLGENPNPETRDIFRATGLVQSAIALTLAAAFICLLL; from the coding sequence ATGACCCTGGCCATTGAGGAGGCTTTAACTGTATTTCTTTTAGCGGTGGCCTTTGACATACTGATCGGCGAGCCTCCGGTTCGAGTTCACCCCGTGGTCTGGATCGGCAGACTGATCTCCTTCCTGCGCGCCCGGGCGGGGCCCACTAAGGTGCAGGGCATCCTGCTGGCCATAACCGTGATTGCAGTCTCAGTTCTGGCGGCTCATCTGCTGGTCAGGGCGGCGCATGTTATGCCCGTGCTGCCTCTCTTGGTAGGAGCATATCTCTTGAAGTCCACATTTGCCATCAGATGCTTGTTGGAGACCTCCAGCAATATCGGCAGGATGATAGACCAGGATATGGAAGAAGCAAAGAAGATGCTGCCCGCCCTGGTGGGAAGGGACACCTCCACCCTAACAACTGCCCAGGCCAGCTCAGCGGTGATAGAGTCGCTATCTGAAAACTATGTGGACTCCATTCTCTCCCCCATATTCTACTATATTCTCTTCGCACCCATAGGCCTAGGCCTGGAGGCGGCCATTGCCTTCAAGGCCATCAGCACCATGGACTCGATGATCGGCTACAAGAAGCCTGGATTGAAGGAGCTGGGATATGCTGGAGCGAGGCTGGACGACCTGGCGAACTGGATTCCCGCTCGATTAAGCATAATCCTGATCGCCCTGGCCCGACCGAGAGGCGCCCGCTCGGCCATTAGAGAAGCCTTTAAATATCACAGCGCCACCCCCAGCCCCAACTCCGGCTGGCCCATGGCCGCAGCTGCCGGGAGCCTGAAAATCCGCTTAGAGAAGCCTGGCCAGTATATCCTGCTGGGAGAGAATCCGAATCCAGAGACAAGGGATATATTCCGGGCCACAGGCCTCGTCCAGTCGGCCATCGCCCTCACACTGGCAGCGGCGTTCATCTGCCTGCTCCTATAA